From Aspergillus fumigatus Af293 chromosome 3, whole genome shotgun sequence, a single genomic window includes:
- a CDS encoding putative MFS sugar transporte encodes MRTQDVTPYPHCGSQSCRSLALVPSVVVYKSVISISRHDHRGYQAYSLFTTAKYVNSEARQEALLRAHWGMADPLDHSKYREFETNSILRREQIACATDMTLFGYDQGVFSGVVVTEDFLVVHDLVGPTKTKALSTVTAIYDVGCFLGSILAFIVSERLGRKKSILLGTTIMAVGTILQASSYSLAQMFVGRVILGIGNGINTSTAPVWQTETATVKWRGKLVILEMALNVSGFALVNWINYGLSFKGGALAWRLPIALQFFFIFILYATVPWLPESPRWLLSHGHNEQALDVISRIEAKPVDDPYIITQYNEIEYSINYERENAVSWTDLLLRRQKTNDTKTLRRILLAVPRQVSLQLDGHWLTVHRNQYHVLLPSSGADQLCRPVKQHVTTPQCLQRDILLCVCLCSSHHGGAVRSKRPNADVDLWPVCLFPDHHYPPSICGERPKVWYRFSGILLSVLHCVWNRHAGCSLAVSDGDQFSSYADEGCGCLVCDELVCYYPLSGHCVCIFTMHRITNFVIVEITPIGIQNIGWKFWIVWTITNAASLPIIYYLYPETANRTLEDLDAYYRSNPPLIVTGDPDAISTGRPLKYIQHEDEELQRQIKQRQATGEEDRLKR; translated from the exons ATGCGGACACAGGATGTTACCCCATATCCACACTGTGGGTCTCAGTCGTGCAGgtcccttgcccttgtcccTTCTGTGGTGGTATATAAGAGTGTCATATCCATCAGCCGACATGATCATCGAGGTTATCAAGCGTACTCGCTCTTCACCACAGCAAAATATGTTAACTCAGAAGCACGACAAGAAGCCCTACTTCGGGCTCACTGGGGGATGGCTGACCCTCTGGATCACAGTAAGTATCGAGAATTCGAAACCAATTCAATACTAAGACGAGAGCAGATTGCCTGTGCTACGGACATGACATTGTTCGGCTATGACCAGGGAGTGTTTA GCGGGGTTGTCGTCACAGAGGACTTCCTAGTCGTTCATGACCTCGTCGGGCCAACCAAGACGAAAGCGCTATCGACTGTCACAGCCATCTACGACGTCGGCTGCTTTCTCGGCTCGATTCTAGCTTTCATCGTGTCTGAAAGGCTCGGTCGGAAGAAGTCCATTCTCCTGGGAACAACCATCATGGCAGTCGGGACCATCCTTCAAGCCAGTTCCTACAGCTTGGCGCAGATGTTTGTCGGCCGGGTTATTCTGGG TATTGGCAACGGAATCAACACATCCACAGCTCCTGTCTGGCAAACTGAGACTGCCACCGTCAAGTGGCGAGGAAAGCTGGTCATTCTGGAAATGGCACTGAATGTCTCTGGCTTTGCGCTGGTCAATTGGATCAACTACGGGCTTTCTTTCAAAGGCGGTGCGCTTGCATGGAGGCTCCCCATCGCACTGCAAtttttcttcatcttcatcctttaTGCGACTGTACCATGGCTTCCTGAGTCCCCAAG ATGGCTTCTCTCGCACGGTCACAATGAGCAAGCTCTAGATGTAATCTCCCGCATCGAGGCCAAGCCAGTTGATGATCCGTACATCATCACCCAGTACAACGAAATCGAGTACAGTATCAACTACGAGCGCGAAAATGCCGTCTCCTGGACAGATTTATTGCTACGTCGTCAAAAGACAAATGACACCAAGACATTGCGGCGGATACTTCTTG CAGTTCCAAGGCAGGTCTCCCTCCAGCTAGACGGACACTGGCTAACAGTGCACAGGAATCAATATCATGTCCTACTACCTTCCTCTGGTGCTGATCAACTCTGTCGGCCTGTCAAACAGCATGTCACGACTCCTCAGTGCCTGCAACGCGACATCCTACTTTGTGTTTGCCTGTGTAGCAGTCATCATGGTGGAGCGGTTCGGTCGAAGAGGCCTAATGCTGATGTCGACCTTTGGCCAGTTTGCTTGTTTCCTGATCATCACTATCCTCCTTCGATTTGCGGAGAACGACCCAAAGTATGGTACCGCTTCAGTGGCattcttctttctgtattACATTGCGTTTGGAATCGGCATGCTGGGTGTTCCCTGGCTGTATCCGACGGAGATCAATTCTCTTCCTATGCGGACGAAGGGTGCGGCTGTCTCGTCTGCGACGAACTGGTATGTTACTATCCTCTTTCTGGTCATTGCGTTTGTATATTCACGATGCACAGGATCACAAATTTTGTCATTGTCGAAATCACACCTATTGGGATACAGAACATTGGTTGGAAATTCTGGATCGTGTGGACAATCACCAACGCGGCTTCTCTTCCGATTATATACTATCTGTACCCGGAGACCG CAAACCGAACGCTGGAGGACCTCGACGCATACTACCGTTCCAACCCGCCACTGATCGTAACGGGGGACCCGGATGCGATCTCAACAGGTCGGCCATTGAAGTATATCCagcatgaggatgaggagctACAGCGACAGATCAAGCAGAGGCAGGCTACGGGCGAGGAGG ACCGATTGAAGCGATAG